A single window of uncultured Methanospirillum sp. DNA harbors:
- a CDS encoding PKD domain-containing protein, with the protein MISLQWNESPSYNDYDLFLRDRDTNAILAQSVRSQTGSQSSFEFIDYISSYDCIASIQVEKKNSSVQDKTLELWISLENYSHIAENNLVEKDSLFGHSAATGVIAVVAAPYNNNNSIEPLSSQGPVTIYFPSFEVRNKPDITGVDDVTVTGVGGFGSPFLGTSAAAPHIAGIAALLWSKDPSKTAAEIKSSILTNADMRGDSNIFGSGLANASKAYYSLYPLGHTITSISPSTGVNTGSVTITNLSGTLFQSGATVNLTRTGQPNITATNVQVVSSSQITCTLPLTGKAAGQWNIIVTNPDGQSGILANGFTVTAANPGNTPFVIDPSAMNTFDGQYLKSRGYGWCDFGGVNNSYYKITLAGTTQYPTEFHLKKSFTTKAQFGILVQASNVRISGVDLSTAPNADQRPVNSITNIYAPLTLAETGAAGIKVTSGFTGVKLVDVNVVGQNVPAVHVDGSNLDIIGTNNPDPYLTTYSGNGINDNWGTTLTGKLNSGYGLGLLQQTTSRSSAVTITGDGGAGVNISGPFSGIELNGKTATLAISGNTIHINGTGTDSGTGSDRNSGISAWGGSRVNVTATDSSITGQEYGIYGQGGAIINVSCPGCTLGPIVSGTAGRPYREQARSVGKSGIVGGVNGIFLTGTSSAGYGAVSIANTTVQGKTGYGINLSQASGYSITVTNPASVIGALGKFGTSDSSSNQITSGSTVITATGTGPYPVHISLDSIQGPDPFNLKIFNESGSVVYDITNWNLLPAGVTFNSTDRNVWFNSSTLEIYSAEKYAHEESTLTITGIEPSAGYCGKTTRIENLSGTFILQAANTSVIITHSGVTIPATGVSMESAGTITGNLSIPSDAQVGPWQVAVIQDGKVSEGNVTFTISREISAPTVTTLQAENVSTRSALLTGNLIGTGGENCSVFFRYGKTQENLSVYTSPVTLNETGNFSTLVTGLDPGTTWYYQSSANNSAGAGQGGIVSFRTDSVFTNPVIYAIQPSSGTQGEDIATNLSGIFNTSAQNTGIYLSRSGTNISASDVTIRSADCITGNFTLPPLVQPGPWQVIVQQDKWLSSENVTFSINPAMYTINASSSAGGNISPSGMIQVLAGSKQTCLINPDQGYHISGVFIDNTSAGVLSTYTFANITFNHTIVAEFAVNGAVNYTINATSSSGGTISPSGLIPVLAGSNLTCTMNPDRGYQISGAFVDNVSIGQIATYTFTNISSHHQIRAEYTQTLLGPVVLGVTPSSAPRNSVVTLIITGENFYGNEQIDLVKNGTGNLTRIATRSGNNLQVTGLDLTNTQVGSYDVWVTNLTTRMSGLKKDAFSVTNDDKKFYTITTRADQYGFITPPGPVRVKSGSQATFTMHTIMGADIGNVTVDGVPVVLGGHHDYTFKNIAADHTLYLHTKLSGTKVHADFTVNQTTGKTPLTVQFTDTSTGSPSQWVWLFGDAKTSTLQNPVHTYKWPGKYSVRLTVRNAKSIDTIEKNRIITVARGKYSGLETDNNETAE; encoded by the coding sequence ATGATTAGTTTACAATGGAATGAATCTCCATCATACAATGATTATGATCTCTTTTTGCGCGATAGGGACACAAATGCGATATTAGCCCAAAGTGTAAGGTCTCAAACTGGATCCCAATCCTCTTTTGAATTTATAGACTATATTTCTTCTTATGATTGTATAGCATCCATCCAAGTTGAAAAAAAAAATAGTTCCGTTCAGGATAAGACCCTGGAACTATGGATCTCTCTCGAAAATTATTCACATATCGCTGAAAATAACCTTGTAGAAAAGGACTCATTATTTGGTCATAGTGCAGCAACAGGAGTAATTGCGGTTGTAGCTGCCCCATATAATAATAATAATTCTATTGAGCCTCTTTCTTCGCAAGGTCCCGTTACTATTTATTTTCCCTCATTTGAGGTAAGAAATAAACCCGACATCACTGGTGTTGATGATGTGACTGTAACCGGGGTCGGTGGATTTGGATCGCCATTTCTGGGCACCAGTGCCGCTGCCCCGCACATTGCTGGAATTGCTGCTTTGTTATGGAGTAAAGATCCCTCCAAAACCGCTGCGGAAATTAAATCTTCCATATTAACCAACGCAGATATGAGAGGAGATTCCAATATCTTCGGTTCAGGACTAGCAAACGCATCAAAAGCATATTATTCCTTATATCCTCTAGGTCATACTATCACCAGTATCTCCCCTTCAACAGGGGTAAATACCGGCTCTGTTACTATCACTAACCTTTCAGGAACTCTCTTTCAATCTGGTGCAACCGTCAATCTCACCCGTACCGGACAGCCAAACATAACCGCAACAAACGTTCAGGTTGTCTCTTCATCCCAGATCACCTGTACTCTTCCCCTCACCGGAAAAGCTGCCGGACAATGGAATATCATAGTTACAAATCCTGACGGTCAGTCAGGAATCCTTGCAAACGGATTCACCGTCACTGCTGCAAACCCCGGGAACACACCGTTTGTCATCGATCCTTCAGCGATGAACACCTTTGACGGCCAGTATCTCAAATCCCGGGGATACGGATGGTGTGACTTTGGAGGAGTCAATAACTCGTATTACAAGATCACCCTTGCCGGAACCACGCAATACCCGACTGAATTCCATCTAAAAAAGAGTTTTACCACCAAAGCCCAGTTTGGGATCCTGGTGCAGGCATCAAATGTCAGGATCAGCGGAGTGGATCTCTCCACGGCACCCAATGCTGACCAGAGACCGGTAAACAGTATCACCAACATATATGCCCCGCTCACCCTGGCAGAAACCGGAGCAGCCGGGATCAAGGTCACTTCAGGATTCACCGGGGTCAAACTGGTCGATGTAAACGTAGTGGGACAGAATGTTCCTGCAGTCCATGTCGATGGATCAAATCTCGATATCATCGGAACCAATAACCCGGACCCGTATCTGACTACGTACTCGGGAAACGGTATCAATGACAACTGGGGAACGACCCTGACCGGAAAATTAAACTCAGGATACGGTCTTGGTCTCCTTCAGCAGACAACATCACGAAGTTCGGCAGTTACCATTACCGGAGATGGCGGAGCAGGAGTGAATATTTCCGGACCGTTCAGCGGAATCGAACTCAATGGAAAGACAGCAACCCTTGCCATCAGTGGAAACACCATTCACATCAACGGAACCGGTACTGATTCTGGAACTGGATCTGACCGGAACAGCGGAATCAGTGCATGGGGTGGCAGCCGGGTAAATGTTACTGCCACTGATTCATCGATCACCGGCCAGGAGTATGGAATATACGGCCAGGGAGGAGCGATCATCAATGTATCCTGTCCCGGATGCACGCTTGGTCCAATCGTCAGCGGCACAGCCGGCAGGCCATACCGGGAACAAGCCCGGAGTGTTGGTAAATCAGGCATTGTTGGTGGAGTAAATGGAATATTCCTGACCGGAACAAGTAGTGCAGGATATGGAGCAGTCAGCATCGCAAATACCACAGTACAGGGGAAAACCGGGTATGGAATAAACCTCAGCCAGGCTTCAGGATATAGCATAACTGTTACAAATCCGGCATCAGTCATCGGAGCTCTTGGTAAATTCGGAACCTCGGATAGTTCGTCAAACCAGATCACCTCAGGAAGTACCGTGATAACAGCGACAGGCACAGGCCCGTATCCGGTACATATCTCGCTTGATAGTATCCAGGGTCCGGATCCATTCAACCTGAAGATATTCAATGAATCGGGATCGGTTGTGTATGACATCACCAACTGGAACCTGCTCCCGGCAGGAGTGACGTTCAATTCAACAGATAGAAACGTATGGTTCAACTCCTCAACCCTGGAGATCTACTCGGCAGAGAAGTATGCACACGAAGAATCAACACTCACCATTACCGGGATTGAACCATCTGCAGGGTATTGCGGAAAGACCACCAGGATTGAGAACCTTTCGGGGACCTTTATTCTTCAGGCAGCCAATACGAGCGTGATAATCACCCACTCGGGAGTTACCATCCCGGCAACCGGTGTTTCGATGGAGTCTGCAGGAACGATCACCGGAAATCTCTCAATACCGTCAGATGCACAGGTTGGCCCCTGGCAGGTTGCAGTTATACAGGATGGGAAAGTAAGTGAGGGGAACGTCACCTTTACAATATCCCGCGAAATTTCCGCTCCTACGGTCACAACACTTCAGGCAGAAAATGTTTCAACCCGGTCAGCCCTTCTCACAGGTAATCTGATCGGTACAGGCGGAGAAAACTGTTCGGTATTCTTCAGGTATGGAAAAACCCAGGAGAACCTTTCGGTATACACATCCCCGGTTACACTCAATGAAACTGGAAACTTCAGTACTCTGGTCACCGGTCTTGATCCAGGAACAACCTGGTATTATCAGTCCTCGGCAAACAACTCAGCAGGAGCAGGACAGGGCGGAATTGTATCCTTCAGGACAGACTCTGTCTTCACTAATCCGGTGATATACGCAATACAGCCTTCATCAGGAACCCAGGGAGAGGATATTGCAACAAACCTTTCAGGAATCTTCAACACTTCTGCACAAAATACCGGGATATACCTCTCACGTTCAGGCACCAACATCAGTGCATCCGATGTAACCATCAGATCCGCAGACTGTATTACCGGTAATTTCACACTTCCGCCCCTGGTACAACCCGGCCCCTGGCAGGTTATTGTTCAGCAGGATAAATGGCTGAGCAGCGAAAATGTAACATTTAGCATAAACCCTGCGATGTATACTATCAACGCCTCCTCTTCTGCAGGCGGGAACATCAGCCCATCAGGCATGATCCAGGTCCTGGCAGGATCGAAACAGACCTGTTTAATAAATCCGGACCAGGGATATCACATATCAGGTGTTTTCATCGATAACACAAGTGCAGGAGTGCTCAGCACATACACGTTCGCCAATATAACATTTAATCATACCATTGTTGCAGAATTTGCTGTAAATGGTGCAGTCAACTACACCATCAATGCCACTTCTTCATCTGGTGGAACTATCAGTCCATCTGGTCTGATCCCGGTACTTGCAGGATCCAACCTGACCTGTACCATGAACCCTGACCGGGGATACCAGATATCAGGTGCCTTTGTTGATAATGTGAGCATAGGACAGATCGCAACATACACCTTCACAAACATATCCTCACATCATCAGATCCGGGCAGAGTACACACAAACCCTTCTGGGTCCGGTGGTTTTGGGAGTTACACCATCATCTGCTCCCAGAAATAGTGTGGTCACGCTCATCATTACCGGTGAGAATTTCTATGGAAATGAGCAGATTGATCTCGTAAAGAATGGAACCGGTAACCTTACCCGCATTGCAACACGTTCCGGGAACAATCTCCAGGTTACAGGGCTCGACCTGACAAACACCCAGGTTGGGTCATACGATGTATGGGTCACCAACCTCACGACCCGGATGTCTGGATTGAAAAAAGATGCCTTTTCTGTCACGAATGATGACAAGAAATTTTACACGATCACAACCCGGGCTGATCAATACGGATTCATCACTCCTCCCGGACCTGTCAGGGTCAAATCAGGATCACAGGCTACCTTTACCATGCATACTATCATGGGGGCAGATATCGGGAATGTCACCGTTGATGGAGTTCCGGTGGTTCTTGGAGGTCATCATGACTATACATTCAAAAACATAGCCGCTGATCACACCCTGTATCTTCACACGAAATTATCCGGAACAAAAGTCCATGCTGATTTCACCGTAAACCAGACAACCGGTAAGACGCCACTGACTGTTCAATTTACTGATACCTCGACCGGATCACCTTCACAATGGGTATGGCTCTTTGGTGATGCGAAAACATCCACACTTCAGAATCCTGTTCATACCTATAAATGGCCGGGGAAATATTCAGTACGACTCACGGTCAGAAATGCGAAAAGCATTGACACCATTGAGAAAAACCGGATTATAACAGTGGCCCGGGGGAAATATTCCGGTTTGGAAACAGACAACAACGAAACTGCCGAATAG
- a CDS encoding DUF2164 domain-containing protein: MKHNETITLSKERRDVMISEIKNYYSTERDEVIGELAAGMILDFFMDKLAPEVYNQGVYDSHKYIAEAAEDLLSILK; encoded by the coding sequence ATGAAGCATAACGAGACCATAACCCTCTCCAAAGAGAGACGGGATGTCATGATATCAGAGATAAAGAATTATTATTCCACCGAACGAGACGAGGTCATCGGGGAGCTGGCAGCAGGTATGATTCTGGATTTCTTTATGGACAAGCTGGCCCCTGAAGTCTACAATCAGGGCGTATATGATTCACACAAGTACATTGCAGAGGCTGCTGAAGACCTTCTCTCTATCCTGAAATGA